A single window of Maylandia zebra isolate NMK-2024a linkage group LG2, Mzebra_GT3a, whole genome shotgun sequence DNA harbors:
- the LOC106675901 gene encoding signal-regulatory protein beta-2-like, which yields MVMLWIVLLFLHQGYTLVPVKTVQLGEPVNITCALPDGVSSKGVHWYKQSVGDTLKLIVSLLKTATPEYGQETFNSRFQAHFDKKFSNLTILKAVQDDEGIYHCGMIEWINLEWTGTYLLVKGNNETASDYTVVQWPTVLNPLRSGNSMTLQCSVYSDSDKMCPRDYNVFWFRAGSDPLHPSIIYTDGNRHSESERISDSEERCLYRFSKNISSSDAGTYYCAVATCGEILFGNGTKLDIEGIWS from the exons ATGGTCATGTTATGGATTGTATTGCTTTTTCTTCATCAAGGAT ATACTCTAGTTCCAGTGAAAACGGTTCAGCTTGGTGAACCAGTGAACATAACATGTGCTTTGCCCGATGGGGTCAGCAGTAAAGGAGTCCACTGGTACAAGCAGAGTGTCGGAGATACTCTCAAATTAATAGTGTCACTGTTAAAAACTGCAACACCCGAGTATGGTCAAGAAACATTTAATTCAAGATTTCAAGCACATTTTGATAAGAAATTTAGCAACCTGACCATTTTGAAAGCAGTCCAAGACGATGAGGGAATCTATCACTGTGGAATGATAGAGTGGATTAATCTTGAATGGACTGGAACATATTTGTTAGTAAAAG GAAATAACGAGACAGCATCAGATTATACTGTTGTTCAATGGCCAACAGTGTTAAATCCACTGCGCTCAGGAAATTCAATGACTCTCCAGTGTTCAGTCTATTCTGACTCTGACAAGATGTGTCCCAGAGATTATAATGTGTTCTGGTTCAGAGCTGGATCAGATCCATTACACCCAAGCATCATCTACACTGATGGAAACAGACACAGTGAAAGTGAGAGAATATCAGACTCAGAGGAGAGGTGTCTTTATCGCTTCTCTAAGAACATCAGCTCCTCTGATGCTGGGACTTACTACTGTGCTGTGGCCACATGTGGGGAGAtattatttggaaatggaacTAAACTGGACATTGAAGGTATTTGGTCTTAA